The Deinococcus proteolyticus MRP genome includes a window with the following:
- a CDS encoding SRPBCC family protein: protein MNTKAVPPKKLPGAELPGSERTALGVLGGALMVSGLGQSGVSRLVLLGLGGSLGYMAARGRNPLATALKVDQNDQGEVQVREATTIAKPVDTIYGQWRDLPNLPRIMSHLERVEVLDGRRSRWTAKAPAPMNEVSWEAEITADEPGRRLAWCSLPGSGIENSGEVLFRPAPGDRGTEVIVRLTYRPPGGSFGAVAARLLGEEPAQQLRDDLMRFKREQELGYNPTINGQTSGRADAGQRQPAPAAQPEKPALASKASNPATDKTGETNASDRKGEQ from the coding sequence AGCGTACTGCCCTGGGTGTGCTGGGCGGCGCCCTGATGGTTTCGGGCCTCGGCCAGTCAGGCGTCAGCCGTCTGGTGCTGCTGGGCCTGGGCGGCAGCCTGGGCTATATGGCTGCCCGCGGCCGTAACCCTCTGGCCACCGCTCTCAAGGTGGACCAGAACGACCAGGGCGAGGTGCAGGTGCGCGAAGCGACCACCATCGCTAAGCCTGTGGACACCATCTACGGGCAGTGGCGCGACCTGCCTAACCTTCCGCGTATCATGTCGCACCTGGAACGGGTAGAAGTGCTTGACGGCCGCCGCTCGCGCTGGACGGCCAAGGCCCCTGCGCCCATGAACGAGGTGAGCTGGGAAGCCGAAATCACCGCCGACGAACCGGGCCGCCGCCTGGCCTGGTGTTCGCTGCCGGGGTCGGGCATTGAGAACAGCGGTGAAGTGCTGTTCCGGCCCGCTCCCGGCGACCGGGGCACCGAAGTGATCGTGCGGCTGACCTACCGTCCTCCCGGCGGCAGCTTTGGCGCTGTGGCCGCCCGCCTGCTGGGCGAGGAGCCGGCTCAGCAGCTGCGCGACGACCTGATGCGTTTCAAACGCGAGCAGGAACTGGGTTACAACCCCACCATCAATGGACAGACCAGCGGCCGCGCCGATGCCGGTCAGCGTCAGCCGGCGCCCGCCGCGCAACCCGAGAAGCCGGCCCTGGCTTCCAAGGCAAGCAATCCCGCAACCGACAAGACTGGCGAGACCAATGCGTCCGACAGGAAGGGTGAACAATGA
- the kynA gene encoding tryptophan 2,3-dioxygenase: MSHNSEPKATRPGAPNGADQAYSDFTRSLSYGDYLQLDVLRSAHQPVTEAHDEHLFIAVHHVSEVWLNLIVYELSAAMSLLERGITDAPLKMLSRVVRAEEQMTDAWDVLKTMTPTDYLEFRSAFGRASGFQSERYRMMEFMLGNRNEVMLRPHAHREDLHGPLKAALQSPSIYDLTLRLLAQAGFALPAEVLERDYSQPYVPHPAVKAAWMQVYRDTERHWELYELAEKLLDVEDQFRRWRFNHLTTVERVIGFKRGSGGTSGAGYLKEALDIVLFPELWEVRTEL; the protein is encoded by the coding sequence ATGTCCCACAATTCTGAGCCGAAGGCCACGCGGCCCGGCGCCCCCAACGGTGCCGACCAAGCGTACAGCGATTTCACCCGTAGCCTCAGCTATGGCGACTACCTGCAGCTGGACGTGCTGCGCAGTGCCCACCAACCGGTGACAGAGGCGCACGACGAGCACCTGTTCATCGCGGTTCACCATGTCTCGGAGGTCTGGCTGAACCTGATCGTGTATGAGCTGTCTGCGGCCATGTCGCTGCTGGAGCGCGGCATCACCGACGCGCCGCTGAAGATGCTGAGCCGGGTGGTGCGCGCCGAAGAACAGATGACGGACGCCTGGGACGTGCTGAAAACCATGACGCCCACCGACTATCTGGAGTTCCGCAGCGCCTTTGGGCGGGCGTCGGGCTTTCAGAGCGAGCGCTACCGCATGATGGAATTTATGCTGGGCAACCGCAACGAGGTGATGCTGCGTCCGCACGCTCACCGCGAAGACCTGCACGGCCCCCTCAAGGCGGCGCTGCAGTCTCCCAGCATCTACGACCTGACGCTGCGGCTGCTGGCCCAGGCCGGCTTTGCTCTGCCTGCGGAAGTGCTGGAACGTGACTACTCGCAGCCCTACGTGCCGCACCCAGCGGTCAAGGCCGCGTGGATGCAGGTATACCGCGACACGGAACGCCACTGGGAACTGTACGAGCTGGCCGAAAAACTGCTGGATGTAGAAGACCAGTTCCGCCGCTGGCGCTTCAACCACCTGACCACCGTGGAGCGGGTGATCGGATTCAAGCGGGGCAGCGGCGGCACGAGTGGGGCCGGCTACCTGAAAGAGGCCCTGGATATAGTCCTGTTCCCCGAACTGTGGGAGGTGCGGACCGAGCTGTGA
- a CDS encoding zinc-dependent alcohol dehydrogenase produces the protein MKAIVWQGVNQVGVERIPDPELLLPTDAIIKITSTAICGSDLHLLDGAIPSMEKGDVLGHEFMGEVVEVGRDVKRLKVGDRVVVPFNIACGVCDPCQRGLYAACDNSNPNHRMAEALYGATSGSALFGYSHMFGGYAGGQAQYVRVPFADVGPYKIETDLKDEQVLFLTDIFPTGYQAAEQCGILPGRDVVAVFGAGPVGQFTARSAQMLGAAHVIVIDRVPERLAMAEAAGCQTINYEQEDVLVALLESTGGRGPDHVIDAVGMEAHGHGPGHALDMAERVTGMSFDRITALRWAIMSCAKGGTVSVPGVYGGLVDKLPMGAAFGKGLQFRMGQTHTHRYIGPLLGRIEAGEIDPTFVITHRATLDEAPELYKTFRQKHDGCVKVVLNPWA, from the coding sequence ATGAAAGCAATCGTCTGGCAAGGAGTCAATCAGGTTGGCGTAGAGCGCATTCCGGACCCGGAGCTGCTGCTGCCGACCGACGCCATTATCAAAATCACCTCGACCGCCATCTGCGGCTCGGACCTTCACCTGCTGGACGGAGCCATCCCCAGCATGGAAAAGGGCGACGTGCTGGGGCACGAGTTCATGGGCGAAGTCGTGGAAGTGGGCCGCGATGTCAAGCGGCTGAAGGTGGGCGACCGGGTGGTCGTGCCCTTCAACATCGCCTGCGGCGTGTGTGACCCCTGTCAGCGCGGGCTGTACGCGGCCTGCGACAACTCCAACCCCAACCACCGGATGGCCGAGGCCCTTTACGGCGCCACCAGCGGCAGCGCCCTGTTCGGCTACTCGCATATGTTCGGCGGCTACGCGGGCGGACAGGCGCAGTATGTGCGTGTGCCGTTTGCGGACGTGGGTCCCTACAAGATTGAAACCGACCTCAAAGACGAGCAGGTGCTGTTCCTGACCGACATTTTCCCCACCGGCTATCAGGCCGCCGAGCAGTGCGGCATTCTGCCAGGCCGCGACGTGGTGGCCGTGTTCGGCGCGGGGCCGGTGGGCCAGTTCACCGCCCGCAGTGCCCAGATGCTGGGCGCCGCCCACGTGATCGTGATTGACCGGGTGCCCGAGCGCCTGGCGATGGCCGAAGCGGCCGGCTGCCAGACCATCAACTACGAGCAGGAAGACGTGCTGGTGGCGCTGCTGGAGTCCACTGGCGGACGTGGTCCCGACCACGTGATTGACGCGGTGGGCATGGAAGCCCACGGCCACGGCCCCGGCCACGCGCTGGATATGGCCGAGCGCGTGACTGGTATGTCCTTCGACCGCATCACCGCGCTGCGCTGGGCCATCATGAGCTGCGCCAAGGGCGGCACCGTATCGGTGCCCGGCGTATACGGCGGCCTGGTGGACAAGCTGCCAATGGGCGCGGCGTTCGGCAAGGGGCTGCAGTTCCGGATGGGCCAGACCCACACCCACCGCTATATCGGCCCGCTGCTGGGGCGCATCGAAGCCGGTGAGATTGACCCCACCTTCGTGATCACCCACCGCGCCACGCTGGACGAAGCACCCGAGCTGTACAAGACCTTCCGTCAGAAGCACGATGGCTGCGTCAAAGTGGTGCTGAACCCCTGGGCCTGA